Proteins from a single region of Mycoplasmopsis edwardii:
- a CDS encoding MSC_0619 family F1-like ATPase alpha subunit, producing the protein MYKNPKITSIFDYIVEVSGVFPYKQKQFYHLAKNKDVKLMLINATENKAFLIANTKENQLQIGSEIILENDDARVDTPYKLFGNVIDIFGNIILPYQEKNDATHEPTGSKVFELAHDLMSVQRLDTQLFTGLVAVDLLIPIGKGQRELIIGDRQTGKTHIALNTIINQAKEGTKCIYVAIGQKREAISRIYNTLKDYGVIHNVIIIDAPSTSAFEQYLAPYIGMAHAENISQTDDALIVFDDLTKHANIIREIALLTDRPVGKEAMPGDTFFSHSQLLERSGSFVNRKTITALPILQTVDGDITSLISSNIISITDGQIVTSADLFSQGILPAININLSVSRTGSSVQSRSVTKVAAEIGKIFRKYKRHLKLAMLDYDFNKETTALLHKGKMIEKLFNQKGFSIYSSQTVLLTSKLISWGLLKGIKDQEKALQFLDEIIYSHQDAELAFEKLTSDEENYDDNLLRSFFASALKQYSEFVGLNWEIEVDHEFAKFDESYLLDVATKLGDR; encoded by the coding sequence ATGTATAAAAATCCAAAAATTACATCTATATTTGATTACATTGTTGAAGTTTCAGGTGTTTTTCCTTATAAACAAAAACAATTCTATCATTTAGCAAAAAACAAAGATGTTAAATTAATGTTAATTAATGCAACAGAAAACAAAGCTTTCTTAATTGCGAACACAAAAGAAAACCAACTTCAAATTGGTTCAGAAATTATTTTAGAAAACGATGATGCAAGAGTTGATACACCATACAAATTATTTGGTAATGTTATCGACATTTTCGGAAACATCATTTTACCTTACCAAGAAAAAAATGATGCAACACATGAACCTACTGGAAGTAAAGTATTTGAATTAGCTCATGACCTTATGTCAGTGCAAAGATTAGACACTCAATTATTTACAGGTCTAGTTGCAGTTGACTTATTAATTCCAATCGGAAAAGGGCAACGTGAATTAATTATTGGTGACCGTCAAACAGGTAAAACACATATTGCTTTAAACACAATTATCAACCAAGCTAAAGAAGGTACAAAATGTATCTATGTAGCCATTGGTCAAAAACGTGAAGCGATCTCAAGAATTTACAACACACTTAAAGACTATGGAGTAATTCACAATGTAATTATTATTGATGCTCCTTCAACAAGTGCTTTTGAACAATATTTAGCTCCTTACATCGGTATGGCACATGCGGAAAACATTTCACAAACAGATGATGCTTTAATTGTATTTGATGATTTAACAAAACACGCAAACATTATTCGTGAAATTGCTCTTTTAACTGATAGACCAGTTGGTAAAGAAGCCATGCCTGGAGATACATTCTTCTCACATTCACAACTTTTAGAACGTTCAGGTTCATTTGTTAACAGAAAAACAATTACAGCTTTACCTATTTTACAAACAGTTGACGGAGATATTACATCATTAATTTCATCAAACATTATTTCAATTACTGATGGTCAAATTGTAACAAGCGCAGATTTATTCTCACAAGGTATCTTGCCAGCTATTAACATTAACTTATCAGTTTCACGTACAGGTTCAAGTGTACAAAGTAGATCAGTAACAAAAGTTGCTGCCGAAATTGGTAAAATCTTCAGAAAATACAAACGTCACTTAAAATTAGCGATGCTTGATTATGACTTTAACAAAGAAACTACAGCTTTATTACACAAAGGTAAAATGATCGAAAAATTATTTAATCAAAAAGGTTTCTCAATTTACTCAAGTCAAACAGTATTATTAACTTCTAAATTAATTTCATGAGGTTTATTAAAAGGAATTAAGGATCAAGAAAAAGCATTACAATTCTTAGATGAAATTATTTATTCACACCAAGATGCTGAATTAGCATTTGAAAAATTAACAAGTGATGAAGAGAACTACGATGACAACTTATTACGTTCATTCTTTGCTTCAGCACTTAAACAATACTCAGAATTTGTTGGTCTTAACTGAGAAATCGAAGTGGATCACGAATTTGCAAAATTTGATGAATCATACTTATTAGATGTTGCTACAAAGTTAGGAGATAGATAA
- a CDS encoding MSC_0623 family F1-like ATPase-associated protein, with the protein MIDKITFFKRKNENKEPIFDLYKNYNNLINENKDKLISFETLMSKPLLVNNLGFSSNEFNIIKNRISEAIDNKYNLIFDEFTITFNLNLKYSQSVMIPMIANELSLSDNYSINFSSSDDYEVHKLLRGLNDEIGNFLHKGYFLEIIPNTILFYESDSLKLFFSKDLTVKVN; encoded by the coding sequence ATGATCGATAAAATTACATTCTTTAAAAGAAAAAATGAAAACAAAGAACCAATTTTTGACTTATACAAAAATTACAATAACTTAATTAATGAAAACAAAGATAAATTAATTTCATTTGAAACATTAATGAGTAAACCTTTATTAGTTAATAACTTAGGATTTTCTTCTAATGAATTTAACATAATAAAAAATAGAATAAGTGAAGCTATTGATAATAAGTACAATTTAATTTTTGATGAATTCACAATTACATTTAACTTAAATTTAAAATATAGCCAAAGCGTTATGATCCCAATGATTGCAAACGAATTATCATTATCTGATAATTACTCAATAAACTTTAGTTCATCAGATGATTATGAAGTTCACAAACTTCTACGTGGATTAAATGATGAAATAGGAAACTTCTTACACAAGGGATACTTCTTAGAAATAATTCCAAATACCATTCTATTTTACGAATCTGACTCATTAAAATTATTTTTCTCAAAAGACTTAACAGTTAAAGTTAACTAA
- a CDS encoding MSC_0622 family F1-like ATPase gamma subunit, with product MHIKDLIQKKNNLENIKIKVNNDKNILLINILNLTRRLSFYVDNALLNSQMLDGLKEKYNIKNNFIQTNKIELLKQKIKKPKELYIYLTEEQKYGTDSYSRYEREILKRSKKVNIDFITIGERAKNFVTSNKLELIKDFENSSYKNLIKILTKIIKILFVETNYSKVNFVINSNKNYKDPFTILPLENFDVHKLLQIEENVGETDSLKEYKIYPNIENFIESQIFVFLENVINSLITESSFYNAKNNLVTIDKKIKQIDEELLIVNKRVNRAKQEKQIEEIILLTKKKKTIFDGGN from the coding sequence ATGCACATTAAAGATCTCATTCAAAAGAAAAATAATTTAGAGAATATTAAAATTAAAGTTAACAATGATAAAAACATTTTGTTAATCAATATTCTTAACTTAACAAGAAGATTATCTTTCTATGTAGACAATGCGCTTTTAAACTCTCAAATGCTTGATGGGTTAAAAGAAAAATATAACATTAAAAATAATTTTATTCAGACAAACAAAATAGAATTACTCAAACAAAAAATTAAAAAACCAAAAGAGTTATACATCTACTTAACAGAAGAACAAAAATACGGAACTGACTCATATTCAAGATATGAAAGAGAAATTTTAAAAAGAAGTAAAAAAGTTAACATTGATTTCATTACAATCGGTGAAAGAGCGAAAAACTTTGTTACTTCAAATAAATTAGAATTAATTAAAGATTTCGAAAATTCTTCATACAAAAATTTAATAAAAATTCTTACAAAGATTATTAAGATTCTTTTCGTTGAAACAAACTATTCAAAAGTAAACTTTGTTATCAACTCAAACAAAAACTATAAAGATCCATTCACAATCTTGCCGCTTGAAAACTTCGACGTTCACAAGTTATTACAAATTGAAGAAAATGTTGGTGAAACTGACTCATTAAAAGAATACAAAATTTATCCTAACATTGAAAACTTTATTGAATCACAAATCTTTGTTTTCTTAGAAAATGTTATTAACTCACTTATCACTGAATCTTCATTCTATAATGCAAAAAACAACCTTGTTACAATCGACAAAAAAATTAAGCAAATTGATGAAGAACTTTTAATTGTTAATAAGAGAGTCAATAGAGCAAAACAAGAAAAACAAATTGAAGAAATTATCTTATTAACCAAAAAGAAAAAAACAATCTTTGATGGAGGTAACTAA
- a CDS encoding MSC_0621 family F1-like ATPase epsilon subunit: MNFKNINITFLNGKKISLSDYSVYINHNDENDWVLIDKKSIGSYSNVLLKFVNSNTKNEFYSFLESSNFIARTESIEIKTFSNINFYKTTKKSTTSKKELAEIKRKIYELNSKQYLGWTIEEVLELEDLNNLYFKTKMKKILSIEEVENYE; encoded by the coding sequence ATGAATTTTAAAAATATCAACATTACCTTCTTAAATGGAAAGAAAATTAGTCTTTCTGACTATTCGGTTTACATAAATCACAATGATGAAAATGATTGAGTATTAATTGATAAAAAATCAATTGGTTCATATTCAAATGTTTTATTAAAATTTGTAAATTCAAATACTAAAAATGAATTTTATTCTTTCTTAGAAAGTTCAAACTTCATTGCTAGAACAGAATCAATTGAAATCAAAACATTCTCAAACATTAACTTTTATAAAACAACTAAAAAATCTACAACTTCTAAAAAGGAGTTAGCTGAAATTAAAAGAAAAATTTATGAGCTTAACTCAAAACAATACTTGGGTTGAACAATTGAAGAAGTTTTAGAACTTGAAGATTTAAATAACTTATACTTCAAAACTAAAATGAAGAAAATTTTAAGCATAGAGGAGGTTGAAAACTATGAGTAA
- the mip gene encoding Ig-specific serine endopeptidase MIP produces MKKKIFNLIKICSLTSAIFSLGALSSCNYEDAKTQNPTKQEPETNNLVISQPIIPENEYLKDYVIQNFEITQLVENDRHLTFWFSTKKDLPTNDLTKFSILINDNEYPIKTLKEQSGIYTGLFLPPSNITQLLNARVIYNDGSEKLESPLSPKNFEITSDKLGDIEVTLTKVSNTNKQIHEVYPTEVNIADLEIFVTGGNSDSYSHKIKNIIHYTNQKNQVVSNWLGALVLEIEFTNKTNEKEKITRKVIFQGFKFNPFDGSIQEIVIPTPYEVLDQDYTIYEKLTYDQRFVRENVSYLKALKSYLNFNGINPSDYHPNIDFNAKKAIFDFDQKAKEQGIDSYESSYLKGFTLPKYDAQGNFLGLALATGKEVDKAPLRSDWIGRNQWRFSGLARSLVNDHYKRAAMQTYSIEFTNPVGDKQSFGTSGTIWILDFQKPSDSTKYPTKWYFGTNLHVADALKNNTSNVILTKIKNSANLDKEFSTVNDDADFERFYFNKKLIDNGVITKVFEAKDFLNSKPADYLFDKQKEELKDHEEYSDFAVLEFDFSKINSEDIWAYSADTTNNIDNEYDVIMNQPENFAKLITNNYANKLQDHIKFKANSYLKNYDEIDNRNIKIEETKPYKGDQLYAVGYPASFEDYFLLNEDGSSKQGDNRWSNRRETNSLWTNSDPEFYWHKNEFSQAHKNLGNYLSNQIGYRTFTNKPGIVDSFLTATHTGDNYYLSGNDKLIGYGLSYSVKGYVPYGGSSGSSFRNQNNEIVGVFYAGNGAARTGLMAAFRSEGHDYHGLFGDKYKLPEYDLIYGGGENQKNSYREALKAKYPNIQTNLFPNGLNEIPDKFKFNK; encoded by the coding sequence ATGAAAAAGAAAATTTTCAACTTAATAAAAATATGCAGTTTAACATCTGCTATTTTTTCATTAGGCGCATTATCTTCATGTAATTATGAAGATGCAAAAACACAAAATCCTACAAAACAAGAACCAGAAACTAATAACCTAGTAATATCACAGCCAATAATCCCTGAAAATGAATATTTAAAAGATTACGTAATCCAAAACTTTGAAATCACACAACTAGTTGAAAATGATCGTCACTTAACTTTTTGATTTTCGACTAAAAAAGATCTCCCTACAAATGATTTAACTAAATTTAGCATTTTAATTAATGATAATGAATACCCAATTAAGACTCTAAAAGAACAAAGCGGTATTTACACAGGTTTATTTTTACCTCCTAGCAACATCACACAATTATTAAATGCAAGAGTTATTTATAATGATGGGTCAGAAAAACTTGAATCACCATTATCACCGAAAAACTTCGAAATTACAAGTGATAAACTTGGAGATATTGAAGTAACCTTAACTAAGGTTTCAAATACAAATAAACAAATACATGAAGTTTATCCGACAGAAGTCAACATTGCGGATTTAGAAATCTTTGTAACAGGCGGTAATTCAGATTCATATTCACACAAAATTAAAAATATCATACATTATACAAACCAGAAAAATCAAGTTGTTTCAAACTGATTAGGTGCCTTGGTATTAGAAATAGAATTTACTAACAAAACTAATGAAAAAGAAAAAATAACAAGAAAAGTTATCTTCCAAGGATTTAAATTTAACCCATTTGATGGCTCAATACAAGAAATAGTAATTCCGACTCCTTACGAAGTGCTTGATCAAGATTACACAATTTACGAAAAACTAACATATGATCAAAGGTTTGTAAGAGAAAATGTTTCTTATTTAAAAGCTTTAAAGTCATATTTAAACTTTAATGGTATTAATCCAAGTGATTATCATCCGAACATTGATTTTAATGCTAAAAAAGCAATATTTGATTTTGACCAAAAGGCTAAAGAGCAAGGAATCGACTCATATGAATCTTCATATTTAAAGGGATTTACTTTACCAAAGTATGATGCACAGGGTAATTTTTTAGGTCTAGCTTTAGCAACAGGGAAAGAAGTAGATAAAGCTCCATTAAGAAGTGATTGAATCGGAAGAAACCAATGACGTTTTAGTGGATTAGCAAGAAGTTTAGTAAATGATCACTACAAAAGAGCTGCAATGCAAACATATAGCATTGAGTTTACTAACCCAGTAGGTGATAAACAATCATTTGGGACATCAGGAACTATTTGAATTTTAGACTTTCAAAAACCAAGTGATTCAACAAAATATCCAACTAAGTGATATTTTGGAACTAATTTACACGTTGCAGATGCATTAAAAAATAACACTTCAAATGTTATCTTAACTAAAATTAAAAACTCTGCAAACTTAGATAAAGAGTTCTCAACAGTTAATGATGATGCAGATTTTGAAAGATTTTACTTTAACAAAAAACTTATCGATAATGGTGTTATCACAAAAGTCTTTGAAGCTAAAGACTTCTTAAACTCTAAACCAGCAGATTATTTATTTGACAAACAAAAAGAAGAATTAAAAGATCATGAAGAATATTCAGATTTTGCAGTTTTAGAATTTGACTTCAGTAAAATTAATTCAGAAGACATTTGAGCTTATTCAGCAGATACAACAAATAATATTGATAATGAATATGATGTAATTATGAATCAACCTGAAAACTTTGCTAAATTGATTACAAATAATTATGCAAACAAACTTCAAGATCACATTAAATTCAAAGCTAATTCATATTTAAAAAATTATGATGAAATCGATAATAGAAATATTAAAATTGAAGAAACTAAACCATACAAAGGTGATCAACTTTATGCAGTAGGATATCCTGCTTCATTTGAAGATTACTTCTTATTAAATGAAGATGGTTCAAGTAAACAAGGTGATAATAGATGATCAAACAGAAGAGAAACTAACTCACTATGAACTAACTCTGATCCTGAATTTTATTGACATAAAAATGAATTTTCTCAAGCTCACAAAAACTTAGGAAACTACTTATCAAATCAAATTGGATATCGAACATTTACAAATAAACCAGGTATTGTTGACTCGTTTTTAACAGCAACTCACACAGGTGATAATTACTATCTTTCAGGAAATGACAAATTAATTGGTTATGGGTTAAGTTATTCAGTTAAAGGTTATGTACCATATGGTGGTTCATCAGGCTCATCATTTAGAAACCAAAACAATGAAATAGTAGGCGTATTTTATGCAGGTAATGGCGCAGCAAGAACAGGACTAATGGCTGCATTCAGATCCGAAGGACATGATTACCACGGGTTATTTGGTGATAAATATAAACTACCAGAATATGATTTAATTTATGGTGGGGGAGAAAACCAAAAGAACTCATATCGCGAAGCTTTAAAAGCAAAATATCCAAATATTCAAACAAACTTATTCCCTAATGGATTGAATGAAATTCCGGATAAGTTTAAGTTTAATAAATAA
- a CDS encoding MSC_0618 family F1-like ATPase beta subunit, with translation MNGKIINLWSDVIEIEFPKNNLPKVNYLLTLHNGKTYLLVKRILNDTTVRAIIIYNSQEISINDEVTNLGHSFMVPVGKNSLNNIYSFKGEALLPENAYYGTEKVEMNSTVNEERFLSNRVEFIETGIKAIDFFIPIIKGYKLGIFGGAGVGKTVLMKEMIFNINKQSENTSNIFIGSGERSREAIELYNELNSSNLMNKSAMYISKMNESPGARMSIVPIGVTAAEYLRDKENQDVLLFIDNIYRFLQAENETSASLGKRPSVGGYQSTLESDVANIEDRLYKNDNGSITSFQTMFLPMDDLSDPSAVAVFNHLDGSLVLSRAQSAKNIFPAFDPLASQSNSVSEEYLGRKHFEAIIEAKRVLKAYKDLEDVILILGFDELDEESKNTVKKALQLENFFTQNFFMTEHFTKSPGVFVSMEDTVDSVIRILEGKYLKQSPEIFQYVGSNLNIPTDEELELNNSSAE, from the coding sequence ATGAACGGTAAAATTATAAATTTATGATCAGATGTTATTGAAATAGAATTTCCAAAGAATAACTTACCTAAAGTTAACTATTTATTAACATTACACAACGGTAAAACTTACTTACTTGTAAAAAGAATTTTAAATGATACTACTGTTAGAGCTATTATCATTTACAACTCACAAGAAATCTCAATTAATGATGAAGTAACAAACTTAGGGCACAGTTTCATGGTTCCAGTTGGTAAAAACTCACTAAACAACATTTACTCATTCAAAGGTGAAGCATTATTACCAGAAAATGCTTACTATGGAACAGAAAAAGTTGAAATGAACTCAACAGTCAATGAAGAAAGATTCTTATCAAACAGAGTTGAATTCATCGAAACAGGTATTAAAGCAATCGACTTCTTTATCCCAATTATCAAAGGATACAAATTAGGTATCTTTGGGGGAGCTGGAGTTGGTAAAACAGTGTTAATGAAAGAAATGATTTTCAACATTAACAAACAAAGCGAAAACACTTCAAACATTTTCATTGGGTCAGGAGAACGTTCAAGAGAAGCAATTGAACTTTACAATGAGCTTAATTCATCAAATCTAATGAATAAATCAGCAATGTACATCTCAAAAATGAACGAATCACCTGGAGCTCGTATGTCGATTGTTCCAATTGGTGTCACAGCTGCCGAATACTTAAGAGACAAAGAAAACCAAGATGTTTTATTATTCATTGATAACATTTACCGTTTCTTACAAGCAGAAAACGAAACAAGTGCTTCATTAGGAAAAAGACCATCAGTTGGTGGTTACCAATCAACACTTGAAAGTGACGTTGCTAACATTGAAGACCGTTTATACAAAAATGACAATGGTTCAATTACATCATTCCAAACAATGTTCTTACCAATGGATGACTTATCAGATCCATCAGCCGTTGCAGTATTTAATCACTTAGATGGAAGTTTAGTTCTTTCAAGAGCACAATCAGCTAAAAATATTTTCCCTGCTTTTGATCCATTAGCTAGTCAATCAAACTCAGTTAGCGAAGAATACCTAGGTAGAAAACACTTTGAGGCAATTATTGAAGCTAAAAGAGTTTTAAAAGCTTATAAAGACCTTGAAGACGTTATCTTAATCCTTGGATTTGACGAACTTGATGAAGAAAGTAAGAACACAGTTAAAAAAGCTTTACAACTTGAAAACTTCTTCACACAAAACTTCTTCATGACAGAACACTTTACAAAATCACCAGGAGTATTCGTTTCAATGGAAGACACAGTTGATAGTGTTATCAGAATCTTAGAAGGTAAATACTTAAAACAAAGCCCTGAGATTTTCCAATATGTTGGTTCTAACTTAAATATCCCAACTGATGAAGAACTTGAATTAAACAATTCTTCAGCAGAATAA
- a CDS encoding MSC_0620 family F1-like ATPase-associated subunit yields the protein MSKKWKRIFRTLSLATPLSLPLVVLSAENNASASNNTNPEKPTKPEAPKEPTNDPNFNTFSSEASDKLKEMVSGALNAFESYVNDEIGKAEKFEDDYKKQLSKITYLKIVDSYIKKHKQEIQENPIGKGLNFLFPKMISTNRNVNVSEIKIGEKTYSNVWTGLSSPTDYVTAAGQGAEFKVIEGNRVNDFNEERFKKSLEQYGKELSEKSGSLFYDDADVPELDKDVFLNFEKLNDKNGYIINPPKNFNSWDDYIISKIKPRVLDFDLEMNIKLTQDEEEEKEKKVEEEEDLPAEDQNPEDKVLDPTKKDEVFQGIPPLSPEVKFQYADKTLDQISKLISSGTHSSEVFFFKNPINTRYIYTVTKTELQGNNLVATVELKDSINTESKRSFEINVVKDTPETALLKESLYESIQSVYGSLYSALGIDSRIDYEKLASQSVSDALFHIIDSGVKLINTEKIVNEFNKAIDVYKPDVHINNGSIANVKLINDFKANMRELLLTALKTSSINNLPYFFSLVNGINSKKSKLWIRMKRDEKLPGKLSEREIDPKEIDEFYQNLETKIYKLRKTTDLSTFNVSKWYDKFINDLKTSSDELLLLQEVIEDQNIQENPDEPNTEESKKQNQAEKYNSLKEINRQTRQQNSNINRNLGIGLFVIGTIGSIVNAVSLVASFMLKKSKQYKKLTILLSIVFGTILVIGLVLLILGVKGI from the coding sequence ATGAGTAAAAAATGAAAAAGAATTTTCAGAACATTATCGTTAGCAACTCCTTTATCTTTACCATTAGTAGTTTTATCTGCTGAAAATAATGCTTCAGCATCAAACAATACTAACCCTGAAAAACCAACTAAACCTGAAGCACCAAAAGAACCTACAAATGATCCAAACTTCAATACATTTAGTTCTGAAGCCTCAGATAAATTAAAAGAAATGGTTTCAGGCGCATTAAATGCGTTCGAAAGTTATGTAAATGATGAAATAGGAAAAGCAGAAAAATTCGAAGATGATTACAAAAAGCAATTAAGTAAGATTACTTATTTAAAAATTGTTGATTCATACATTAAAAAACATAAACAAGAAATTCAAGAAAACCCAATTGGAAAAGGACTTAACTTCTTGTTCCCTAAAATGATTTCAACAAACAGAAATGTTAATGTTTCCGAAATTAAAATTGGTGAAAAAACATATTCAAATGTTTGAACAGGATTAAGTTCACCAACTGATTATGTTACAGCTGCAGGTCAAGGAGCTGAGTTCAAAGTTATCGAAGGAAACAGAGTTAATGATTTTAATGAAGAAAGATTCAAAAAATCATTAGAACAATATGGAAAAGAGTTATCAGAAAAATCAGGTTCATTATTTTATGATGATGCCGATGTTCCTGAACTTGATAAAGATGTTTTCTTAAACTTTGAAAAATTAAACGATAAAAACGGATATATTATTAATCCGCCTAAAAACTTTAACTCATGAGATGATTACATTATTTCTAAAATTAAACCAAGAGTTCTTGATTTTGATTTAGAAATGAATATTAAATTGACTCAAGATGAGGAAGAAGAAAAAGAAAAAAAAGTAGAAGAGGAAGAAGATTTACCAGCAGAAGATCAAAACCCAGAAGACAAAGTGCTTGATCCAACCAAAAAAGATGAAGTATTTCAAGGTATTCCACCATTATCACCAGAGGTTAAATTCCAATATGCTGATAAAACTCTCGATCAAATTTCAAAATTAATTTCATCAGGAACACATAGTAGTGAAGTGTTCTTCTTCAAAAACCCAATCAACACAAGATACATTTATACAGTTACAAAAACTGAATTACAAGGAAACAACCTAGTTGCAACTGTTGAATTAAAAGATTCAATTAACACAGAATCAAAAAGATCTTTCGAAATTAATGTTGTTAAAGATACACCTGAAACAGCATTATTAAAAGAAAGTTTATATGAATCAATTCAAAGCGTTTATGGTTCATTATATAGCGCCTTAGGCATTGATTCAAGAATTGATTATGAAAAATTAGCAAGCCAAAGTGTCTCAGACGCTTTATTCCATATTATCGATAGTGGTGTTAAATTAATCAATACTGAAAAAATAGTTAATGAATTTAATAAAGCAATTGATGTTTATAAACCAGATGTTCACATTAATAACGGAAGCATTGCAAACGTTAAATTAATTAATGATTTTAAAGCTAACATGAGAGAACTTCTTCTAACAGCTTTAAAAACATCATCAATCAACAACTTACCATACTTCTTTTCATTAGTTAATGGAATTAACAGTAAAAAGTCAAAACTTTGAATTAGAATGAAAAGAGATGAAAAACTACCAGGTAAATTATCTGAAAGAGAAATTGATCCAAAAGAAATTGATGAATTTTACCAAAACCTAGAAACAAAAATTTATAAGTTAAGAAAAACAACAGACTTATCAACCTTCAATGTTTCAAAATGATATGATAAGTTTATTAATGACTTAAAAACATCATCAGATGAACTTCTATTATTACAGGAAGTTATTGAAGATCAAAACATTCAAGAAAACCCAGATGAACCAAATACCGAAGAGTCTAAAAAACAAAATCAAGCAGAAAAATACAACTCATTAAAAGAGATTAATAGACAAACAAGACAACAAAACAGCAATATTAATAGAAACTTAGGAATTGGATTATTTGTAATTGGAACAATTGGTTCTATCGTAAATGCAGTTTCATTAGTTGCTTCATTTATGTTGAAAAAATCAAAACAATACAAAAAACTAACAATCTTACTTTCAATTGTATTTGGAACTATTTTAGTTATTGGACTAGTCTTATTAATACTAGGAGTGAAAGGAATTTAA